The Bacteroides sp. AN502(2024) genome includes the window CTACTTTATCTACCTCTCCTTTCTCAAGTTCAATTCGATAATATATGGTACCACCTGTTTTTTCAATATACTCCGCTTCGTCAAAACGATATTCTCCATATTGATTATTAAGAGTACTGTTTACAGCTTCAGGCAATTCATTCTGACGTATTTCCCAAGAAGTAGAATACCAACTTCCAGTCTGATCGAACAATATATCTTTTGAGATTCCATCATGCATGATATCTACCTCTGTATACCCGGAATCCCAATCATTCTTATCATCTTCCACGTCTACTTCCATGATTCTTGCATCCGGATACTTTTCATTGATGAAGTTTTTCATAGCTTCAGTCAATTGTACAGGAAGATGTTCGATGTCATCATCATCAGTGTCTACAATGCTTTTAATCAGAGTTCCATCAGCAGAATAATACAAATCTACCTCCTGGTTTTGCTTTTCGACTTCAAGTACGAAAATGATTTCAACATCTGTCCGTTCCAGTTTGTCTATATCATCTTGCTTCCATGAGGCATACTTGCTGTTCTCAAAAGACGTTTTTACGGTTTGTGGTAATGCATTGTAAGGAATGTCGGTTTCTGTCATTTGCCATTTACCATCCTGAGTAAACCATGCAGATGCTTTATATCCGTCATAGAAATCTGCTACATAATATCCGGACTTAGTTTCCCACTTCACATTTGCAGCATGAGGGAATTGGGATGAAAATGCACTTTGAAGTTCCGCAGGAACAGTTATTGAATCATTGTCATCGTCGTCACAACTTTGTAGACTCCATGTGATGCTTAG containing:
- a CDS encoding PepSY-like domain-containing protein; the encoded protein is MKLKIYTLLLVLSITWSLQSCDDDDNDSITVPAELQSAFSSQFPHAANVKWETKSGYYVADFYDGYKASAWFTQDGKWQMTETDIPYNALPQTVKTSFENSKYASWKQDDIDKLERTDVEIIFVLEVEKQNQEVDLYYSADGTLIKSIVDTDDDDIEHLPVQLTEAMKNFINEKYPDARIMEVDVEDDKNDWDSGYTEVDIMHDGISKDILFDQTGSWYSTSWEIRQNELPEAVNSTLNNQYGEYRFDEAEYIEKTGGTIYYRIELEKGEVDKVVNIGENGTVLS